In one Solanum lycopersicum chromosome 11, SLM_r2.1 genomic region, the following are encoded:
- the LOC101257624 gene encoding uncharacterized protein isoform X1, translating to MAISTRRALAAYRNIYGALRATNFTANRLIGSTLSPIRYETVPCSLEQTTNFLLESRRSFAKGRKQIREEVDGDDYGSVTTAVNVGPNIKATAVSQMEAAIDALSRELTKLRTGRASAGMLDHIIVDSGGVKTPLCRMAVISVLDPKTLSVNPYDPDSLKELEKAIISSPLGLNPQSDNQRLIVPIPPLTKEHVQAVCKVVAKSSEDVKQSIRRARQKALDTIKKSVPKKKDKDKSASAFSEDDAKRLEKEIDDLTKKFIKSAEDMCKSKDREITSS from the exons ATGGCGATCTCAACTCGACGAGCATTAGCAGCTTACCGCAACATCTATGGTGCATTACGGGCTACCAATTTCACTGCAAATCGTTTGATAGGCTCCACTTTGAGTCCAATTCGCTATGAAACTGTTCCCTGTTCGCTGGAGCAGACCACCAATTTTCTGCTTGAAAGTCGGAGGAGTTTTGCTAAAGGAAGGAAACAAATTA GGGAGGAGGTAGATGGTGATGATTATGGAAGTGTAACCACAGCTGTAAACGTAGGTCCTAACATTAAAGCTACTGCAGTCTCACAGATGGAGGCAGCAATTGATGCATTATCACGAGAATTGACCAAGCTGCGAACTGGAAGAGCATCGGCTG GAATGCTTGATCATATCATCGTTGATTCAGGAGGTGTTAAGACACCTCTTTGCAGGATGGCTGTCATTTCAGTGCTAGACCCAAAAACCTTGTCAGTGAATCCTTATGATCCAGAT TCCCTCAAAGAGTTGGAGAAAGCCATTATTTCATCTCCATTGGGGTTAAATCCTCAATCCGACAACCAGAGATTAATTGTACCAATACCTCC GTTGACTAAGGAGCATGTGCAG GCTGTGTGCAAAGTGGTTGCGAAATCATCTGAAGACGTTAAGCAAAGTATAAGACGAGCACGCCAGAAG GCTTTGGACACGATAAAGAAATCTGTGCCCAAGAAGAAAGACAAAGACAAGTCAGCTTCAGCTTTCTCAGAAGACGATGCAAAAAGACTGGAGAAGGAA ATTGATGACTTGACAAAAAAGTTTATTAAGTCAGCAGAAGATATGTGCAAGTCAAAGGACAGAGAAATAACTAGCAGTTGA
- the LOC101257624 gene encoding uncharacterized protein isoform X2 yields MAISTRRALAAYRNIYGALRATNFTANRLIGSTLSPIRYETVPCSLEQTTNFLLESRRSFAKGRKQIREEVDGDDYGSVTTAVNVGPNIKATAVSQMEAAIDALSRELTKLRTGRASAGMLDHIIVDSGGVKTPLCRMAVISVLDPKTLSVNPYDPDSLKELEKAIISSPLGLNPQSDNQRLIVPIPPLTKEHVQAVCKVVAKSSEDVKQSIRRARQKKDGSSQLKLIKGWERVRP; encoded by the exons ATGGCGATCTCAACTCGACGAGCATTAGCAGCTTACCGCAACATCTATGGTGCATTACGGGCTACCAATTTCACTGCAAATCGTTTGATAGGCTCCACTTTGAGTCCAATTCGCTATGAAACTGTTCCCTGTTCGCTGGAGCAGACCACCAATTTTCTGCTTGAAAGTCGGAGGAGTTTTGCTAAAGGAAGGAAACAAATTA GGGAGGAGGTAGATGGTGATGATTATGGAAGTGTAACCACAGCTGTAAACGTAGGTCCTAACATTAAAGCTACTGCAGTCTCACAGATGGAGGCAGCAATTGATGCATTATCACGAGAATTGACCAAGCTGCGAACTGGAAGAGCATCGGCTG GAATGCTTGATCATATCATCGTTGATTCAGGAGGTGTTAAGACACCTCTTTGCAGGATGGCTGTCATTTCAGTGCTAGACCCAAAAACCTTGTCAGTGAATCCTTATGATCCAGAT TCCCTCAAAGAGTTGGAGAAAGCCATTATTTCATCTCCATTGGGGTTAAATCCTCAATCCGACAACCAGAGATTAATTGTACCAATACCTCC GTTGACTAAGGAGCATGTGCAG GCTGTGTGCAAAGTGGTTGCGAAATCATCTGAAGACGTTAAGCAAAGTATAAGACGAGCACGCCAGAAG AAAGATGGTTCTAGCCAGCTCAAGCTCATTAAAGGCTGGGAGAGAGTCAGACCCTAG
- the LOC101251947 gene encoding uncharacterized protein gives MAATKLLTISIALAALSASAATLGVVFWRRKTRADEEKIRELERSLKAALQNCGAERQGRIRAQQALRKVANSNDSNNSYPLAPIAITRSCFSTRNGTPRQPLVVPLAKACLVFDPTRVPPASLEGLEGYSHCWIIYVFHLNTDLDKLWKHPSRSKFKAKVRVPRLKGERMGVFATRSPHRPCPIGLTVAKVDIVDGNKVFISGVDLVDGTPVLDIKPYLPYCDSMPGAMVPDWVKTDNMLAITSVNFSHDFSASLSHCWSRKLQKKKKTEILLYTSPTEFQKLIHQVLSWDIRSVSQRIRPHKTENSSMNNATLEDDDSQEEVHFSDDIVYHLILEGLDTSYKIDYDGNVHVEKIEPCTPN, from the exons ATGGCGGCAACCAAATTGCTTACAATCTCCATAGCACTTGCTGCTCTTTCTGCATCAGCAGCAACTCTAGGTGTTGTGTTTTGGAGAAGAAAGACAAGAGCTGATGAGGAGAAAATCCGAGAGTTGGAAAGATCTTTGAAGGCTGCATTGCAGAACTGTGGTGCTGAGAGGCAAGGCCGCATTAGAGCTCAACAGGCATTGAGGAAAGTTGCCAACTCAAATGATTCTAATAATTCATATCCTTTGGCACCTATTGCAATCACTCGGTCATGTTTCTCCACGAG GAATGGGACTCCGAGGCAACCTTTGGTTGTACCACTTGCTAAAGCATGTCTAGTATTTGATCCAACTCGAGTTCCACCTGCATCTCTTGAAGGTCTTGAAGGCTATTCACATTGTTGGATAATTTACGTCTTTCATCTAAATACGGATCTTGACAAGTTATGGAAACATCCATCGCGGTCTAAGTTCAAGGCAAAGGTAAGAGTACCAAGGCTGAAAGGAGAAAGGATGGGGGTCTTTGCAACAAGATCTCCTCATCGCCCATGCCCTATAGGCCTCACTGTTGCAAAGGTTGATATTGTGGATGGAAATAAAGTTTTCATTTCTGGTGTTGATTTAGTTGATGGAACTCCCGTCCTTGACATCAAGCCATATCTTCCATACTGTGATAGCATGCCTGGTGCAATGGTCCCCGATTGGGTAAAGACGGACAATATGTTAGCTATAACATCTGTTAACTTCTCTCACGACTTCTCTGCCTCTCTGAGCCATTGTTGGTCaagaaaattacaaaagaagaagaaaaccgAGATATTACTTTATACATCTCCTACTGAGtttcaaaaattgattcatCAAGTGCTGTCATGGGATATACGATCAGTATCTCAGAGGATTCGACCTCATAAGACTGAAAATAGCAGCATGAATAATGCAACGCTTGAAGATGACGACAGTCAAGAGGAAGTTCATTTTTCTGATGATATTGTTTACCACCTTATTTTGGAAGGCCTTGACACCTCCTACAAAATTGACTATGATGGCAATGTTCATGTCGAAAAGATTGAACCTTGTACTCCAAACTGA